The following is a genomic window from Kiloniellales bacterium.
CGACGGCATGGTGGTGAATTCCCAGGGCGAGCGTCCGGCCAAGGCGCGCAAGATGGTCATGGAGATGCTGGTCGCCGACCAGCCCGAGCGCGCCGAGGCCCACGACCGCTCGTCGCACCTCTGGCAGATGGCCGACCTCCAGGGCGTCGCGGACAGCCGCTTTCCCAAGCTAGAGCCGAACCGCGTTCCCCTGCTCGACGATTCCCACCTCGCCATGAAGGTCAACCTGGACGCCTGCATTCACTGCAACCTCTGCGTCCGCGCCTGCCGCGAGGTCCAGGTCAACGACGTGATCGGCATGGCCGGCCGCGGCCACGACGCCCAGATCGTGTTCGACATGGACGATCCCATGGGCCGGTCGACCTGCGTCGCCTGTGGCGAGTGCGTGCAGGCCTGCCCGACGGGCGCGTTGATGGAGGCCACGGTGCTGGACGATGCGCAGCGCGGCGACCGGCGGGACTACGACCGCGAAGTCGAGAGCGTCTGCCCGTTCTGCGGCGTCGGCTGCCAGATCAGCTACAAGGTCAAGGACGACGAGATCGTCCGGGTCGACGGCATCGAGGGGCCGGCCAACCAGAGCCGGCTCTGCGTGAAGGGCCGCTTCGGCTTCGACTACGTCGCCCATCCGCACCGCTTGACCAAGCCGCTGATCCGCCGCGAGGACGCGCCGGCCAAGGGCCTGAACGTCGATCCGGCCCATTGGCGCAGCCACTTCCGCGAGGCGACCTGGGAGGAGGCGCTCGACGCCGCGGCCGGCGGCCTCGCCCGGCTGCGCGACCAGCACGGCGGCCGCGCCGTCGCCGGCTTCGGCTCGGCCAAGTGCTCCAACGAGGAGGCCTACCTGTTCCAGAAGCTGATCCGCCAAGGCTTCGGGCACAACAACGTGGACCACTGCACACGGCTGTGCCACGCCTCCTCGGTGGCGGCGCTGATGGAGAACGTCGGCTCGGGCGCGGTGACCGCGACCTTCAACGAGATCGAGAACGCCGACGTGGCGATCATGATCGGATGCAATCCGACCGAGAACCATCCCGTCGCCGCGACCTACTTCAAGCAGTTCGTGAAGCGCGGCGGCAAGCTGATCGTCATGGACCCGCGCGGCCAGGGTCTGAAGCGCCACGCGACCCACATGCTGCAGTTCCGACCTGGCACCGACGTGGCGATGCTCAACGCGATCATGCACGTGATCGTCGAGGAGGAGCTCTACGACGAACAGTACATCCAGGCGATGACCGAGGGCTTCGACACGCTGAAGACGCACCTTGCAGGCTTTCCGCCCGAGAAGATGGCCGAGATCTGCGGGATCGACGCCGACACACTGCGCGAGGTCGCCCGGACCTTCGCCCGGGCCGAGGCGGGGCTGATCTTCTGGGGCATGGGCATCAGCCAGCACGTCCACGGCACCGACAACTCGCGCTGCCTGATCAGCCTGGCCCTGATGTGCGGCCACGTCGGCCGTCCGGGCGCGGGCCTGCACCCGCTCAGGGGCCAGAACAACGTCCAGGGCGCCTCCGACGCCGGCCTCATCCCCATGGTGCTGCCGGACTACCAGCCGGTCGCCCAGGGGCCGGTGCGCGAGCTGTTCCGCGATATCTGGGGCAGCGAGATCGATCCCCAGCCGGGCCTCACCGTGGTCGAGATCATGGACGCGGTCCACGAAGGCAAGATCAGGGGCATGTACATTCTGGGCGAGAACCCGGCCATGTCCGACCCCGACGTGGAGCACGCGCGCCACGCCCTGGAGAAGCTGGGACACCTGGTGGTCCAGGATATCTTCCTGACCGAGACGGCGAACTACGCCGACGTGATTCTGCCGGCGACCGCCTGGGCCGAGAAAACCGGCACCGTGACCAACACCAACCGCCAGGTCCAGATGGGCCGTCCGGCGGTGCCGCCGCCGGGCGAGGCCAGGGAAGACTGGTGGATCACCAACGAGATCGCCAAGCGCGTCGGGCTCGACTGGGACTATAGCCACCCGAGCGAGGTCTTCGCCGAGATGAAGCGCTCGATGAAGTCGCTCGACAACATCACCTGGGACCGGCTCGTGGCCGAGAACGTGGTGACCTATCCCTCGCTCGCGCCGGACGACCCGGGCCAGGCCATCGTGTTCGGTGACGCCTTCCCGCGGCCCGAGGGCCGGGCCAAGTTCACCCCCGCCGCGATCGTGCCGCCGGCCGAGACGCCGGACCCCGAGTATCCGATGATCCTGACCACGGGGCGCCAGCTCGAGCACTGGCACACCGGTTCGATGACCCGGCGGGCGAGCGTGCTCGACTGGGCCGAGCCCGAGGCGAACGCCTCGCTGCACCCCAAGACCCTGCGCCGGCTGGGTATCGAGCCGGGCGAGCTTCTGCGGATCGAGACCCGCCGCGGGTCGATCGAGATCATGGCCCGCGCCGACCGCGCGGTCGCCGAGGACATGGTCTTCGTGCCCTTCGCCTACGTCGAGGCGGCGGCCAACGTGCTGACCAACCCGCAGCTCGACCCCTACGGCAAGATCCCCGAGTTCAAGTTCGCGGCCTGCCGCGTCGAGAAGGCCGGCGAAGACGTGGTCGCGGCGGAGTAGGGGCGTGTCCTCAGCCGGTGCAATCGCGCGTTAACCGGCGATTGCCTCGATCTACGACTGACTGGCTAGCTAGCGCCGATTTTCGGATTGGAGCGGGCGCAGCCACTTGTCACGCGCCAAGTTGACATGAGTCAGCGCGGAGACTTCAGGCACATGGGATCCTAGGACGTCTGGTCGGTCCCGCTGCGGATTGAGTCAATGTCGACTTCAGTTCAGAAGCAACTGGCTTCGGGAACAGCTATTTTTCTTTACTGGCTGATCATGCTGGAGGGCATCCTTATGGCCTCCCCCTTCGGCATTCTGTTGTATTCCTTTTACGACCCCTTCTTGGCGGGAGCGCGCCAGAGCGAATGGACGGCATGGGTTGCCGCGTTCTTCCTGCCCCAGTCGGTGTACGCGACGAACAGTTCGTTCATCGAGTTCATACGTTATGGGGAGTACCTGTTCTACGTCGGGCTGGCCGGGTTCCTTGTATCCGCCGCGCCGGTGTACTGGGGCAAGATTACACGCAAAGGCATGGTGAGCGGCTTCATCTATGCGTACATAAGGCACCCGCAATACCTGTTCTTCATGCTTTCCGCGTTTGGGTTGCTCTTCATCTGGCCTCGAATGATGATGCTGATCCTGTTTCTGATGATGAGTGTGTTCTATTTCTATCTGGCCAAGTTCGAGGAGCGCCGGATGCAGGCGCAGTATCCCGAATACATGGCCTACATGCGAAGAACGGCCATGTTCCTTCCCGGCAATCCCGGTGGCAGGCTGTTCAATTTGCTGTTCGGATGGGTCCCGAGTCGAAAATGGGCCCAGGTGATGGCGGTTCTGTCGATTGTCCTCGTTGCCTTCGCCGGCGCGATAGGCCTGAGGAACCTTTCAATCGCGAACATCTCCCTAGCGGAACTGCCCGACCAAAGGATACTGGCGATATCCATCTTCCCGCATGACGAAGCCTATCTTCGCGACGCGGTCACCAAGGCCATAGCTGACAACGGGGTGAGAAACGCCTTGGACATGCAGGGAAACGTGAGTTTCACGGCCCATATAATGCCGAAAAACTACGGAATGCTGGGAAAGTTCGTGTCCATCAATGAACATCATGAGGCGGAGATCATCAGCAATTTCAGAAACAGATCATCCTTGAAGGGCTTCTTGTGGGGTACGGAATCCGACGATGTAAAGATCGTTCTCTCCAAGATCGACAAGCCCGGAAATCGGTTCGTTCCTTTAGCTGAGATCATGGACATGAGCGCCAAGATGACCCCCGTCCTGATCGTGGATTTGAATCTGCAGACGGGCGCGCTGAGCAATCTAACGACGACCGATACGACCTACTATGGGGACGTGCCACAGCCCATCTTCTAACTCTCGCGGCCCGCTCCGCCCCAGGCCTTGGCGCAGGCGACCTTGCCGTCGGCCGGCTCGTGCTCCGATAAGGCCCACTGGAACGGCACAACCAACGGGCCGGTGATCAGCTACCGCTTCAACAGGAGAAGTGGGCGACCGTGGCAAATGATTGCACAGATCGCCGAGGTCGATCTGGCGGACTTCACCGGCAAGGGCGTCAAATTTGGGCACGCCTTCGCGAAAGACACTAAAAAATGGTATGTTATATCATTAGATAACATGTGAAACCGCAAGAGGCCGCCACTTTGGTGAACGGCGTTAGGACCTGCAGAACGAGGGATGGCCTCGCCGCCATTCGTGAGCCCGCCACGGAGCTCGTGATCTGGCAGCGTTCGCTTCCTCCGCGTCTGCGGGATTGGATCGACCAGGCCGACGCAAGGGATCTTCCCGAGATCCGCATTCTCGTGGAGCCCGGCGACCTTCGGCCTGCTCTCGAGCCGCTGCTGGACGAGTGTGGCCTGCCTGGAGGCGACATGCGCGACCTTCTGGTCGCGGACATCGGTCACCTGGTCAGCGTGTTCGCCGAGATTACCCGCAGCCACCAGGTCGATGTCCGGCTCGAACGCGTCAGCCACGACGCCTGCTGGAAGTTTCATCGCGACACCGTGGAGGCGCGGCTCTTGACGACCTATCGCGGACCCGCGACGGAGTGGGTTCGGATGGCACACGCCGAGCGAGCCATAGTCGAACAGAAGAGCTTCAAGGGTCCGTTGGAGCGCCTCGGGGACCATGATGTTGCGATGTTCAAGGGAAGCCGGGCCGGCTCGAACAGTGGGATCGTCCACCGATCACCGCCGATCGCCGGCACCGGCACCACACGACTGCTGCTCTGTCTCAACCAGCGAACGAGTACGTCTCCGGACCCCTGGACCCAGTCCTGAACGCGTGTCGCTAAGGCCACAGTCGGGGCGTGGCAGATCGGCGGTGCCTGTCTGACGGGACACCTACCCAGACGCCATGAGATCCAACATCCGCCTGACTTCGTAGGGCGTTGAGGGATAATTCATGGAGCACTGACGCAATGAGAACAACCAAGCACGTTGCTGCAATGGCGATCGCAGGCTGCATCGCTTCGTGGAGCGCCGGGGCGGCCGCCATGGGGGGCAAGGACGTCGTCTACCAGGTCGATGGGCAGTCTTACGAAGGATACTACGTCGGCAATGGCACCGCACCGCTGGTGCTCTTGATCCACGACTGGGACGGACTGACCGATTACGAAAAGCGCCGTGCCGGCATGCTGCACGACCTTGGTTATTCGGTCTTCGCGGTCGACCTGTTCGGCAAGGGCGTGAGGCCCACCGAGGTGACGGACAAGCGTCAGCACACCGGTGAGCTCTACAAGGACCGGGCCAAGATGCGCCGCTTGATGCAAGGCGGCCTCGACAAGGCGAAAGCCCTCGGCCTCGGCGGGTCCGAAACGGTCGCCATGGGATACTGCTTCGGCGGCGCCGCGGTGCTCGAGTTGGCGCGATCCGGCGCCCCGATTTCGGGGTTTGCCTCCTTCCACGGCGGGCTCGGCACGCCGGACGGACAGAACTATGCGGACGTGAAAGCGCCGATCATGGTCCTGCACGGGACCGCCGACGCCGCGATCTCGATGGACGACTTCGCGGATCTCGCGAAGCGGCTAGAAGACGCCAACGTGCAGCATGAAATGGTGACCTATTCCGGGGCGCCCCATGCCTTCACGGTGTTCGGCTCGCAACGCTACCGCGAGGACGCGGACAAGAAGAGTTGGGAAGCCTTTACGCGTTTCCTGAAGGACCAGACACTCTAACGAGGGCTGCCCCCGATCCTGCTGTGGCGACGCAACTCCGACCGCTTTGTCGGAAACGAAGCCCCGGTGCTCGCTAGAGGTGGGAAGGCTGGTAGCAGAAAATGGGCGCGCAAAGTGAGGGGTGGAGCCCCGTCGCGCAGACAGGGCCCGTACCTCACCTTGCAGTTACCAGCAGAGGATCAGGGCGGCGTGCTGCAGGCCGCGAGCCCGAAGGTCTCGACGAAGCTTCCGAAACAGACAATCGGGCCGGTAACGGTTCCGCCGAACCTCTGGGCGATGGACTTGTTGTGCAGCTCCAGGGCCACGGTGCCGGCCCCGCCGCCCGCGCTGATCGTGGCGGTCTGGGACTGAAGTAGCGTGAACCCGAACATGACTATTGCAGCGTCGCCGCTCCCGTTCGGGCCCGTGACGCTCGGTACCGGCAGGCCCGGGGACGAAAAGGCGGAGATGCTGCCGTTGATGGCGAAGATGGCGTAGTCGTTGCTCCCCGCCGAGTTGTCGGGGTGGCTGATCGTCGCCACTTCCGCCAATTCGAGCTGGCTGTCTTGCACGTTGATCGCCGAGAAGCCGCCGTTGCCGGACACCGTCGTGTTGACCAGCTGAGCGGAGGCCCCGACGCGCAGCCGCATGCCCTCACCGTTGTTCGTAATGAGAACGTCTTCGCCGCTTGCGCCGTCTTCGTCGCCGATGACGGCGCTGGAGGCATTGGCCACGTCCACGCCCGCGCCGAGGTTGCCATTGATGGTCGTGTCCGTGATCTCGGCCGTTGACGCCAATGCGACCTCGATGCCGTTTCCGTCGTTGCCGTCGATCTCCGAGTCGTCGATGACGAGCGCGGAACTGCCCTCGGCGATGACGCCGCTGTCCTCGTTGTCGACGACGTCGACATTGAAGATCACCGCGGAGGCGTTGCCGATGACGTCGATGCCGATGTCGTTGCCGCTGACCACGCTGTCGGCGATATCGGCGTGGGACGTGGCGGTGACCAGGAGGCCCGAGTCAACGTTGTTCTGAATCGCGTTGCAGCGCAGCGTCGCGGTGGCCCGTTCGTGCACGTGGACGCCGTTGCCGGCGCCGGTCACGATCAGGTGCTCCAAGGTCGCGCTGACGCTCCGCACCGTGACCGAGCCGTCGATGGTCGCGCCGGCGGAGAGGCTGGGGTTGTCCGGGTTGCAGGCAACAGCCGCTTCGTTGCCGCTCAGCGTGATGCCGTCGGTGGCGACGGTGAAGGCGCCGACGCAGGTGCCGCTCAGAAAGAGCGTGCTGCCTTGTGCTGCGTTGTCCAGTACGGCCTGAAGATCATCGACCGCGCAATTCACCGGGACGACGCCACCGCCGCCGCTGCCACCACCGAGGAGAGCCTGGACCTCGGGAGACAACTTTGACTGGGTGACCGCGCCGTCCTGGATGTTTTCGGTGGCGACCGCGCCGAGCTTCAGCTTGAGCGATCCGATCGCCCTGTTCTTGATCTTCTTCTGGCCAATGGCGTCGTCCTTGATCTTGTTCTGGCCGATCGCCCCGTCTTTCAGCTTGCGGTCGCCGATCGAGAAGTTCTGCAGTTTTTGGTTCCCGATCGATTCGTTGGCCAACTCTTTGGTGCCGACACAGCCGACGCAGTCCAGATCCGTCGCCGTCTGCGCGGCGGCGGTCGGCACCGGAACGACGTACCAGAAGCCGGCCACGGCCAGCGTTGAAGCCAGAATGGAATTAAAGACCCTCATAGTGCCTCCTTGAGTGAAGGCGAAAGTTGCTTGCACTTCGCCGGTTTAGATCGCCGGCCAATCCCTCCCCTGGCCGGGATCCCTTTCTTGAGTCCACCGAACCTTATTGCTGGGTGAACACGCCCATTGTGAGAAAAACCACAACCGGAGCAAGGCGATTTCCGGATCCAAGAGCGTATGGGCGCACGATTGCTGTCTTGGCGCGTAGGAAATCAGCTGGGTGCAACCTGCAGGCCGGAACATGATCCGCGTTTGACCGAATCGCCCGAGGCGATCCGTCAGAAAATGACCCGCTTTGGGGATACCCCTGCACGCGTCCGCACGAATCCGGCGTCTAGGATTCATCAAACCAGTGGGCCGAACAGGCCGGCGAGGGTGCCGGTCTGAACCGGATCACTCGGTCCCGGTGTCGTCGAACGGCGTCGGCCCGCCCCAGGCCTTGGCGCAGGCGATCTTGCCGTCGGGCGGTTCGTTCGACGTGAAGACCCACTGGAACGGCACGACCACCGGGCTGGTGATCATGCGCACGACGGTGCCCGCCAGGGCGCCTCGGGGCAGCCCGACCTGGAAGTCCTCCAGGCGGCCCTTGACCGCGATCGGCGTCTGGGCGCTGAAGAGCTGCGGGCGCTTCGATCTCGGCGAGGCGCCGAAGTCGATGGTGTTGTTCACGAAGTCGATCTTGCCGTCGCCCGAGGCCTGGATCCGCGAGCTGTCGATCAGCAGCGCGTCGGGCCGCATGATCCCGTCCTCCAGGGTGAAGCGGGCGACCAGGCAGTTGACCACCGAGGCCTCGGAGTCGAGCGACGGCATGATCGCGGTGAAGAGATTGACCGCCCAGAGGTCGAAGATGCCGGCCTCAAGATCCTTCGGCCAAACCGCGAAGTTGATATGCCCGTTGGCGCCGCCCATGATCTCCGAGAGCGACTTCCCCCGGGTCTTCAGGTCGACGTCGACGCTGATCCGGCCGCCGGTGTCCGATTCCGGGTCGATGCGGCGGGCCAGTAGGCCGTAGTCGAGCCGGTCGATCGCGGCCCGAGCCTCGAGCGCGACGCCGCTCTCGCTCGGTTCGACGGCGAAGCCGATGTCGACCTTGCCGCCCGGCACCTCGAGGGTGAGCGGCTCGACCGCAAAGCGGCCGTCCTTCAGCTCCGCCTTCAGCA
Proteins encoded in this region:
- a CDS encoding right-handed parallel beta-helix repeat-containing protein, with the translated sequence MRVFNSILASTLAVAGFWYVVPVPTAAAQTATDLDCVGCVGTKELANESIGNQKLQNFSIGDRKLKDGAIGQNKIKDDAIGQKKIKNRAIGSLKLKLGAVATENIQDGAVTQSKLSPEVQALLGGGSGGGGVVPVNCAVDDLQAVLDNAAQGSTLFLSGTCVGAFTVATDGITLSGNEAAVACNPDNPSLSAGATIDGSVTVRSVSATLEHLIVTGAGNGVHVHERATATLRCNAIQNNVDSGLLVTATSHADIADSVVSGNDIGIDVIGNASAVIFNVDVVDNEDSGVIAEGSSALVIDDSEIDGNDGNGIEVALASTAEITDTTINGNLGAGVDVANASSAVIGDEDGASGEDVLITNNGEGMRLRVGASAQLVNTTVSGNGGFSAINVQDSQLELAEVATISHPDNSAGSNDYAIFAINGSISAFSSPGLPVPSVTGPNGSGDAAIVMFGFTLLQSQTATISAGGGAGTVALELHNKSIAQRFGGTVTGPIVCFGSFVETFGLAACSTPP
- the fdhF gene encoding formate dehydrogenase subunit alpha, with the translated sequence MTDLITFTLDGQEVEAAPGETIWEVAKRAGTLIPHLCHKDAPGYRSDGNCRACMVEIEGERTLAASCIREPADGMVVNSQGERPAKARKMVMEMLVADQPERAEAHDRSSHLWQMADLQGVADSRFPKLEPNRVPLLDDSHLAMKVNLDACIHCNLCVRACREVQVNDVIGMAGRGHDAQIVFDMDDPMGRSTCVACGECVQACPTGALMEATVLDDAQRGDRRDYDREVESVCPFCGVGCQISYKVKDDEIVRVDGIEGPANQSRLCVKGRFGFDYVAHPHRLTKPLIRREDAPAKGLNVDPAHWRSHFREATWEEALDAAAGGLARLRDQHGGRAVAGFGSAKCSNEEAYLFQKLIRQGFGHNNVDHCTRLCHASSVAALMENVGSGAVTATFNEIENADVAIMIGCNPTENHPVAATYFKQFVKRGGKLIVMDPRGQGLKRHATHMLQFRPGTDVAMLNAIMHVIVEEELYDEQYIQAMTEGFDTLKTHLAGFPPEKMAEICGIDADTLREVARTFARAEAGLIFWGMGISQHVHGTDNSRCLISLALMCGHVGRPGAGLHPLRGQNNVQGASDAGLIPMVLPDYQPVAQGPVRELFRDIWGSEIDPQPGLTVVEIMDAVHEGKIRGMYILGENPAMSDPDVEHARHALEKLGHLVVQDIFLTETANYADVILPATAWAEKTGTVTNTNRQVQMGRPAVPPPGEAREDWWITNEIAKRVGLDWDYSHPSEVFAEMKRSMKSLDNITWDRLVAENVVTYPSLAPDDPGQAIVFGDAFPRPEGRAKFTPAAIVPPAETPDPEYPMILTTGRQLEHWHTGSMTRRASVLDWAEPEANASLHPKTLRRLGIEPGELLRIETRRGSIEIMARADRAVAEDMVFVPFAYVEAAANVLTNPQLDPYGKIPEFKFAACRVEKAGEDVVAAE
- a CDS encoding dienelactone hydrolase family protein, producing MRTTKHVAAMAIAGCIASWSAGAAAMGGKDVVYQVDGQSYEGYYVGNGTAPLVLLIHDWDGLTDYEKRRAGMLHDLGYSVFAVDLFGKGVRPTEVTDKRQHTGELYKDRAKMRRLMQGGLDKAKALGLGGSETVAMGYCFGGAAVLELARSGAPISGFASFHGGLGTPDGQNYADVKAPIMVLHGTADAAISMDDFADLAKRLEDANVQHEMVTYSGAPHAFTVFGSQRYREDADKKSWEAFTRFLKDQTL
- a CDS encoding DUF1826 domain-containing protein, with the protein product MNGVRTCRTRDGLAAIREPATELVIWQRSLPPRLRDWIDQADARDLPEIRILVEPGDLRPALEPLLDECGLPGGDMRDLLVADIGHLVSVFAEITRSHQVDVRLERVSHDACWKFHRDTVEARLLTTYRGPATEWVRMAHAERAIVEQKSFKGPLERLGDHDVAMFKGSRAGSNSGIVHRSPPIAGTGTTRLLLCLNQRTSTSPDPWTQS
- a CDS encoding methyltransferase codes for the protein MSTSVQKQLASGTAIFLYWLIMLEGILMASPFGILLYSFYDPFLAGARQSEWTAWVAAFFLPQSVYATNSSFIEFIRYGEYLFYVGLAGFLVSAAPVYWGKITRKGMVSGFIYAYIRHPQYLFFMLSAFGLLFIWPRMMMLILFLMMSVFYFYLAKFEERRMQAQYPEYMAYMRRTAMFLPGNPGGRLFNLLFGWVPSRKWAQVMAVLSIVLVAFAGAIGLRNLSIANISLAELPDQRILAISIFPHDEAYLRDAVTKAIADNGVRNALDMQGNVSFTAHIMPKNYGMLGKFVSINEHHEAEIISNFRNRSSLKGFLWGTESDDVKIVLSKIDKPGNRFVPLAEIMDMSAKMTPVLIVDLNLQTGALSNLTTTDTTYYGDVPQPIF